In one Streptomyces marincola genomic region, the following are encoded:
- the groL gene encoding chaperonin GroEL (60 kDa chaperone family; promotes refolding of misfolded polypeptides especially under stressful conditions; forms two stacked rings of heptamers to form a barrel-shaped 14mer; ends can be capped by GroES; misfolded proteins enter the barrel where they are refolded when GroES binds): MAKIIAFNEEARRGLERGMNQLADAVKVTLGPKGRNVVLEKKWGAPTITNDGVSIAKEIELEDSYEKIGAELVKEVAKKTDDVAGDGTTTATVLAQALVREGLRNVAAGANPMALKRGIEAAVEKVSEALLSQAKEVETKEQIASTASISAGDTQIGELIAEAMDKVGKEGVITVEESQTFGLELELTEGMRFDKGYISAYFATDMERMEAELEDPYILIVNSKVSNVKDLLPLLEKVMQSGKPLLIIAEDVEGEALSTLVVNKIRGTFKSVAVKAPGFGDRRKAMLGDIAILTGGQVISEEVGLKLENATLDLLGRARKVVITKDETTIVDGAGDSDQVQGRVNQIRAEIDASDSDYDREKLQERLAKLAGGVAVIKAGAATEVELKERKHRIEDAVRNAKAAVEEGIVAGGGVALLQAGSALEKLELEGDEATGAAAVRLALEAPLKQIAVNAGLEGGVVVEKVRNLPQGHGLNAATGEYVDLLAAGIPDPTKVTRSALQNAASIAALFLTTEAVIADKPEKTPAGGGDAAGGMGGGMDF; this comes from the coding sequence ATGGCCAAGATCATCGCGTTCAACGAGGAGGCGCGGCGCGGCCTTGAGCGCGGGATGAACCAGCTCGCCGACGCCGTCAAGGTCACGCTCGGCCCCAAGGGCCGGAACGTCGTGCTGGAGAAGAAGTGGGGCGCCCCCACGATCACCAACGACGGTGTCTCGATCGCCAAGGAGATCGAGCTGGAGGACTCCTACGAGAAGATCGGCGCCGAGCTGGTCAAGGAGGTCGCCAAGAAGACGGACGACGTGGCCGGCGACGGCACGACCACGGCGACCGTCCTCGCCCAGGCGCTGGTCCGCGAGGGGCTGCGCAACGTTGCGGCGGGCGCCAACCCGATGGCCCTCAAGCGGGGCATCGAGGCGGCCGTCGAGAAGGTCTCCGAGGCCCTGCTGAGCCAGGCCAAGGAGGTCGAGACCAAGGAGCAGATCGCCTCCACCGCCTCCATCTCGGCCGGCGACACCCAGATCGGTGAGCTGATCGCCGAGGCCATGGACAAGGTCGGCAAGGAAGGCGTCATCACGGTCGAGGAGTCGCAGACCTTCGGGCTTGAGCTGGAGCTCACCGAGGGCATGCGCTTCGACAAGGGCTACATCTCCGCCTACTTCGCCACCGACATGGAGCGCATGGAGGCGGAGCTTGAGGACCCCTACATCCTCATCGTGAACTCCAAGGTCAGCAACGTGAAGGACCTCCTTCCGCTGCTGGAGAAGGTCATGCAGTCGGGCAAGCCGCTGCTGATCATCGCCGAGGACGTCGAGGGCGAGGCCCTGTCGACCCTCGTCGTGAACAAGATCCGCGGCACCTTCAAGTCCGTCGCCGTCAAGGCCCCGGGCTTCGGCGACCGCCGCAAGGCCATGCTGGGCGACATCGCGATCCTCACCGGCGGCCAGGTCATCTCCGAAGAGGTCGGCCTCAAGCTGGAGAACGCGACCCTCGACCTGCTGGGCCGCGCCCGCAAGGTCGTCATCACCAAGGACGAGACCACCATCGTCGACGGTGCCGGCGACAGCGACCAGGTCCAGGGCCGGGTCAACCAGATCCGCGCCGAGATCGACGCCTCGGACTCGGACTACGACCGCGAGAAGCTCCAGGAGCGTCTGGCGAAGCTGGCCGGCGGCGTGGCCGTCATCAAGGCCGGCGCCGCCACCGAGGTGGAGCTGAAGGAGCGCAAGCACCGCATCGAGGACGCGGTGCGCAACGCCAAGGCCGCCGTCGAGGAGGGCATCGTCGCCGGTGGTGGCGTGGCCCTGCTCCAGGCCGGCTCGGCGCTGGAGAAGCTGGAGCTGGAGGGCGACGAGGCCACCGGTGCGGCCGCGGTCCGCCTGGCCCTTGAGGCCCCGCTGAAGCAGATCGCGGTGAACGCCGGCCTTGAGGGCGGCGTCGTCGTGGAGAAGGTGCGCAACCTTCCCCAGGGCCACGGCCTGAACGCGGCGACCGGCGAGTACGTCGACCTGCTGGCCGCGGGCATCCCCGACCCGACCAAGGTCACCCGCTCGGCGCTCCAGAACGCGGCGTCCATCGCGGCGCTGTTCCTGACCACCGAGGCCGTCATCGCCGACAAGCCGGAGAAGACCCCGGCCGGTGGCGGCGACGCCGCCGGTGGCATGGGCGGTGGCATGGACTTCTGA
- a CDS encoding cold-shock protein, whose translation MAQGTVKWFNAEKGYGFIAVDGGADVFVHYSAIQMDGYRTLEEGQRVEFEISQGQKGPQADMVRVAA comes from the coding sequence ATGGCTCAGGGCACCGTCAAGTGGTTCAACGCGGAGAAGGGCTACGGCTTCATCGCGGTAGACGGTGGTGCGGACGTGTTCGTCCACTACAGCGCGATTCAGATGGACGGCTACCGCACCCTGGAAGAGGGACAGCGGGTCGAGTTCGAGATCTCGCAGGGACAGAAGGGGCCACAGGCCGACATGGTCCGAGTGGCAGCCTGA